GGCTATTCTTGCCCGCGCCCATATCGCTTCCACCAGTTCCGCAACGCGCATCGTGTTTTGCGTCGCCGTGTTGGCCGCGCTGCTCATGGCTGCATTCATCGGTACTCTGCTGCACAATGTCGCCCGCAACGCGGTGCGGCTGACTCGGGCCGCGACGGAATTCGGGCAGGGCAACCTGCGTGCGCGGGCCGAAGTGGACAGTGATGACGAGTTCGGGCGACTGGCCGACAGCCTGAACAGCATGGCCGGTCGCATGGCCCTGCTCGTGCAACGGCTGGAAACCGAGGCGGCCCGGGCTACGGCTCGGCTGCGCGATGCCATTGACAGCATTTCCGAGGGATTCGTTCTGTACGATGAACAGGATCGGCTCGTCATGATCAACCGGCGGGTCATGGAGTTCATTGAAGCCAGACTGCCCAACCTGCGCTATGGAATGGGGCTGGGAACAATTGCCGAAACGCTTGCGGAAAGCGGCATGTTCACCAATGCGCAGGGCCGGGAGGGCGTCTGGGCCGAGGACCATGTCCTGAAACACCGAAAACCGGGCGGCCCGTTTCTGGAGCCGCTGGAAGACGGCCGCTGGCTTCAGTATCGGCATTACAAGACCGGGAACGGGGAAACCGTGGTCCTGATTGCGGACGTGACCGAGACCAAGCGCGCCGAGGAGTGCCTTGCTTCCATGAACGCGGACCTGGAGCATCTGGTGCGCGAGCGGACCCGGGTTCTTCTGGAAAAGACGCGTGAACTCAAGAAGGCCAACTCCCGGCTCAAGGAACTGGACAGTCTCAAGAGTGCGTTTCTTTCCTCGGTGTCCCACGAGCTGCGGACCCCGCTGGCTTCGATTCTGGGATTTTCCCGGATCATCCGGCCGGGATTTCGAACGGCATTTCAGCCCGTTGGCCGTGCAGGGCGTGACTCGGCGATACGGCGCGCGCATTCAATCCAATCTGGACATCATTGCCTGCGAGGGCGAACGCTTGACTCGCTTGATCAACGACGTGCTTGATCTGAGCCGCATCGAGGCCGGAAAGGAACGTTGGCGCGACGGGATCGTGAATCCCGTGGACGCGGTCAGGCGGGCTGCGGATTCCGCGCAGGGATTGTTTCCCGGCAAGCCCGGCGTGGAGCTTCGGGTGACGTGTCCGGAAGTCATGCCTGATCTGCGCATGGATTCGGACAGGTTGCAGCAGGTGCTCATCAACCTGCTTTCCAATGCCGCCAAATTCACGGAGCACGGCACCGTCACCCTGTCGACCGAGGTTGGCGAGCCCGGCGAGGTCCTGTTTACCGTGGCCGACACCGGTTCCGGCATTGCTCCGGAATATCTCGACTGCATCTTCGACAAGTTCCAGCAGGCCTGTGCCGGAAACGTGCTCCAGGACAAGCCGCAGGGCACGGGGCTCGGACTGGCCATCTGCCGTCAGATCGTGGAGCATTACAGGGGCACCATCCGGGCGGAATCCCGTCTCGGCAGGGGAAGCCTGCTGACCGTGTCCCTGCCCGAGGCCGGAAGCGAGGCAAGGCCCTGCGTTCTGATTGCGGATGCGGACGAGACCACCTCGCACTATCTTTCCATCCTTCTGGAAAAGGATGGATGCGATGTCCTGCTGGCAGGCAAGGGGCCTGAGGCCCTGGAACTGGCCGCACGGCATCTGCCCGACCTCGTGGTGCTGGACCCGCGGCTGCCGGGCATGAGCAATGAAGGAATCGTGCGGCAGATGCGTGCGGAACACGAGCTTGCCGGAATGCCGATCCTGCTGGTTTCGGTTCCCGAAGCATTGCAGGGGAGCGGTGCGAACCTGTGTCTTGCCAAGCCGCTGGATTCGGAATGCTTTCTGGATGCGGTTCACGTTCTGCTGCATGGTGCGCTTCTGAACCGCGATGTTCTGGTGCATTCGGATTGCTGGCGGCATGTGCGGGCGTTGTGTCCGGCGCAGAGCGGGCCATATTCCGAGGCCGGATTGCGCGCCGAAATGGCGGGCGGATTCTCCGGTGCGGTTCTGGTTCCGGACCGGTTCTTCGAGGACGGGGAGTTTGTCCGGCTCTGCCGCAGGAACGGCGTAAGGATCATGGCCTTGCCAAACGAGGCCCCTCCGGTTGCCGGGCTGGCGACAGTTGAACCTGTTGCGTGAATAACCTCATTAATTCCTTCTCATTGGCCTGATGTCGTGATAGCGTGAGCCACTTTTTCCGCATTCTGATTGCAATCAGAGGGGGAGCTCATGCGGAAGTCCGGCTGCCATTCCGTATCATTG
Above is a window of Pseudodesulfovibrio tunisiensis DNA encoding:
- a CDS encoding PAS-domain containing protein encodes the protein MDLVRLVRERWRGLGLVYKFAWTLGLFAALIIFVAAVGLHSLQSLEQSADSIVSRSLRAQELALNTIGELKRARHAEQECRALWSMQGEPGLFADHKIAFFDCMTQAENNLDRLAAIKVGADGQLLAALVRNLNGSVQEYGDAFRNLFRQRVRPELEHAEIDSRYARVFALANRLSQVAAEEAILARAHIASTSSATRIVFCVAVLAALLMAAFIGTLLHNVARNAVRLTRAATEFGQGNLRARAEVDSDDEFGRLADSLNSMAGRMALLVQRLETEAARATARLRDAIDSISEGFVLYDEQDRLVMINRRVMEFIEARLPNLRYGMGLGTIAETLAESGMFTNAQGREGVWAEDHVLKHRKPGGPFLEPLEDGRWLQYRHYKTGNGETVVLIADVTETKRAEECLASMNADLEHLVRERTRVLLEKTRELKKANSRLKELDSLKSAFLSSVSHELRTPLASILGFSRIIRPGFRTAFQPVGRAGRDSAIRRAHSIQSGHHCLRGRTLDSLDQRRA
- a CDS encoding ATP-binding response regulator; amino-acid sequence: MTRLINDVLDLSRIEAGKERWRDGIVNPVDAVRRAADSAQGLFPGKPGVELRVTCPEVMPDLRMDSDRLQQVLINLLSNAAKFTEHGTVTLSTEVGEPGEVLFTVADTGSGIAPEYLDCIFDKFQQACAGNVLQDKPQGTGLGLAICRQIVEHYRGTIRAESRLGRGSLLTVSLPEAGSEARPCVLIADADETTSHYLSILLEKDGCDVLLAGKGPEALELAARHLPDLVVLDPRLPGMSNEGIVRQMRAEHELAGMPILLVSVPEALQGSGANLCLAKPLDSECFLDAVHVLLHGALLNRDVLVHSDCWRHVRALCPAQSGPYSEAGLRAEMAGGFSGAVLVPDRFFEDGEFVRLCRRNGVRIMALPNEAPPVAGLATVEPVA